From Pelagibacterium flavum:
TTCCCAGATTTCGACGGCATCATCTCCATAGAGTGACTTGATCCACAGGATCAGGCCAAGGCCCGGGGTGGACGAGCGCGGATCCTGAATGACGATCTTGAAGTCTTCGGGGAGGGCGATCAGTTCCTCGAAGCTGGCAGGGGGCGTCGCGATCGACTGGGTGTCATAGACGAAGGCGAAATAGCCGTAGTCAAAGGGGACGAAAACCTCGTCGGTCCATTCGAGCGGGATGTCGAAATCGGGCAGGTCGAGCTGGTGCTCGGTGAACAGGCCGGTCGCCTTGCCTTCGCCTATGGTCGCGGTATCGAGCCCGAGAATGATATCGGCATCGGTCGCGTCGCCTTCGAGCTGGGCACGGCGCAGGGCCGAGATCGAATCGTCAGCGGAAACGAAATTGAGCGTGCACTCGCACTGGGCCTCAAAGCCCTCCTTGAGCAAGGGGCCGGGGCCCCAATCTGCGGCAAAGGCATCGTAGGTGTAAACGGTGAGCGTTGAATTGTCCTGGGCGACGGCCGGGAGCGCAAGAGCTCCGAGCACAACCGCGCACAGGCTCGTCCTTACGGAAGCGATCATGAGTTTCCTCATTGTTTGGCGTGCAAAACCAACGGTTTTGCTGGCGCCGAGCCAAGTTTGCGGCCATGAATGAGGGGAAAGGTTTCAAATGGCAGGGGGATTTGTGACCCTTGCCATCTCGAACTTCCTCCGCCAGCATGACCTGGTTCAGGTTCTATGGGTTTTTCTCAGCCCATCCTTTCGGACAGACACCCCAGCGAGACGAGGCGACACTATAGGCGTGCA
This genomic window contains:
- the thiB gene encoding thiamine ABC transporter substrate binding subunit; protein product: MRKLMIASVRTSLCAVVLGALALPAVAQDNSTLTVYTYDAFAADWGPGPLLKEGFEAQCECTLNFVSADDSISALRRAQLEGDATDADIILGLDTATIGEGKATGLFTEHQLDLPDFDIPLEWTDEVFVPFDYGYFAFVYDTQSIATPPASFEELIALPEDFKIVIQDPRSSTPGLGLILWIKSLYGDDAVEIWEGLAPHILTVTSGWSESYDLFLSGEADMVLSYTTSPAYHLIAEGEDRYRAAKFDAGHYTQIEVAGILASSPNQELAREFLAYLVTPEGQAALPETNWMYPVLEPTGGLNPGFAEMIDPQPALLLDAEEVTANTRAWIEEAFSTLR